A DNA window from Myripristis murdjan chromosome 19, fMyrMur1.1, whole genome shotgun sequence contains the following coding sequences:
- the nog3 gene encoding noggin-3, protein MDNSCYFLAMSMLVISLGFRIEEGMCQHYYLLRPIPSDALPILELKEDPDPVLDPKEKDLNETELRSALGSHFDPHVMSITPPEDKHAGNEELSESELRQKLSGAMPKEIKAMEFEIQHGKKQKPGKKLRRRLQLWLWSYAFCPVVYAWNDLGSRFWPRYVKVGSCYNKRSCSVPEGMVCKPAKSAHLTILRWWCLQKKGGLKCAWIPVQYPIISECKCSCPN, encoded by the coding sequence ATGGATAACTCCTGCTACTTCTTGGCCATGTCTATGCTGGTGATTTCTCTGGGCTTCAGGATAGAGGAGGGCATGTGCCAACACTACTATCTCCTCCGTCCCATTCCCAGCGACGCTCTGCCCATACTGGAGCTAAAGGAGGACCCGGATCCAGTTCTGGACCCTAAGGAGAAGGACCTGAACGAAACGGAGCTCAGGAGCGCCCTGGGCAGCCACTTCGACCCTCACGTCATGTCCATCACCCCGCCGGAGGACAAACACGCGGGGAACGAGGAGCTGAGCGAGTCGGAGCTGAGGCAGAAGCTGTCCGGAGCGATGCCCAAAGAGATCAAAGCCATGGAGTTCGAGATCCAGCACGGCAAGAAGCAGAAGCCCGGCAAAAAACTCCGGAGAAGGCTGCAACTGTGGCTGTGGTCTTACGCCTTCTGCCCGGTTGTTTACGCATGGAACGACCTGGGCAGCAGATTCTGGCCGCGCTACGTGAAGGTGGGGAGCTGCTACAATAAGCGGTCTTGTTCGGTCCCTGAAGGGATGGTCTGCAAACCTGCCAAATCGGCCCATTTAACGATCCTACGATGGTGGTGCCTGCAGAAAAAGGGGGGTCTGAAATGCGCCTGGATACCTGTTCAGTACCCCATTATATCAGAGTGCAAATGCTCCTGCCCGAACTGA